In Fusarium oxysporum f. sp. lycopersici 4287 chromosome 6, whole genome shotgun sequence, a single window of DNA contains:
- a CDS encoding cyanate hydratase, with product MSFEGRLATLDPLIAERVPPHCTALFEAKQAKGLTFEAIAKHLGRSEVACAALFYAQTTATDEDIEKLSQLLDLPLPMLTNAMGVFPNRGHSGPMPPVEPLIYRLYEVVQNYGYAYKAILNEKFGDGIMSAIRFGTKVEKDIDEEGNPWVVITMRGKWLPSNRF from the exons ATGTCTTTCGAAGGACGACTTGCAACTCTCGAC CCGCTCATCGCAGAGAGGGTTCCACCTCACTGTACCGCGCTGTTCGAGGCCAAGCAGGCAAAAGGCCTCACTTTTGAGGCTATTGCCAAGCATCTTGGGCGCAGCGAAGTAGCATGCGCCGCACTGTTCTATGCCCAAACTACTGCTACAGATGAGGACATCGAGAAACTCTCCCAGCTCCTCGATCTACCCCTGCCAATGCTAACTAATGCTATGGGTGTGTTCCCTAACCGTGGTCACTCTGGCCCTATGCCTCCTGTTGAGCCGCTTATCTACCGCCTATACGAGGTTGTCCAGAACTACGGCTACGCATACAAGGCTATCCTTAACGAGAAATTCGGCGACGGTATCATGAGCGCTATCCGCTTCGGCACCAAGGTCGAGAAAGATATTGACGAGGAGGGTAACCCCTGGGTTGTAATTACGATGCGAGGCAAATG GCTCCCTTCCAACCGATTCTAG
- a CDS encoding carbonic anhydrase — MAQRDVSEYLRQTHARIFENNKKWAEQQRANNPGFFDKISAGQSPEYLWIGCADSRIPAEQVTGLEPGEAFIHRNIANVVHNIDLNAMSIINYAVHHLGVKHIIVCGHYGCGGVRAAMTPKDMGLLNPWLRNIRDVYRLYEKELDAITDEEQRYNRLVELNVREQCRNIVKTAEVQQSYAKNSFPIVHGWVFNLHNGLLTDLKIDFPAMLKDVQKVYNITEE; from the coding sequence ATGGCTCAACGGGACGTCAGCGAGTATTTGCGACAGACGCATGCTCGCATCTTcgaaaacaacaagaagTGGGCAGAGCAGCAGCGCGCCAACAACCCCGGGTTCTTTGACAAGATCTCCGCCGGCCAGAGCCCCGAATACCTTTGGATTGGCTGCGCAGACTCTCGCATCCCGGCTGAGCAGGTCACAGGCCTGGAGCCCGGCGAGGCCTTTATTCACCGTAACATTGCCAATGTTGTTCATAATATTGATCTAAATGCCATGTCTATCATCAACTATGCTGTGCATCACCTTGGCGTCAAGCATATTATTGTTTGCGGACACTACGGCTGCGGTGGTGTTCGGGCTGCTATGACTCCCAAGGATATGGGTTTACTCAACCCATGGCTGCGAAACATCCGCGACGTCTATCGTCTTTATGAGAAAGAGCTCGATGCTATCACCGACGAGGAGCAACGGTACAACCGCCTGGTAGAGCTGAACGTGCGCGAGCAGTGCCGAAATATCGTTAAGACTGCTGAGGTCCAGCAATCATACGCCAAGAACAGCTTCCCTATTGTCCATGGCTGGGTGTTCAACCTCCACAATGGCCTACTGACGGATCTCAAAATTGACTTCCCTGCCATGCTCAAGGACGTCCAGAAGGTCTACAACATCACTGAGGAGTAA